ATTATTCttataaaaattcaattcaatttaaccgtcacaataaaattttaatgtttcaAAATACAGTGTTCATgaatttatttgaactcatttaTGTCTTTTCAATTCACTAATATGTTGCAAGAATCTTTGAGAtataacttgaaaaatagacaatTTGAATTGTTGAAGTTCGATATGGTATAAGTCCCAcaactaatctccattttttggggaaaaaaatGAGGATCTCTTCTCTTAAAAAGatgatttttcagtgtgctcgAAACAAGAGAAGGTATGTTATACAATCGTGTACAAGTAGAGAAAAGTTTTTTTTCAATTACCATTTAACTTGCATAATGATATATGGCATGTGTCCATATTTCGACAACCCCCTTAAAAGTTCTGGATATTGGTGAGTGAGTTTGTAAATGGGCGTTCTGGATATTGGTGAGTGAGTTTGTAAATGGGCTATGTAACCCAATTCCCCTTTTTTCATTGACCCCAATAAGCATTAGTTAATGGCAAACTATTTACGGGGTGTAGTCAATTTGAATTTTACGGGATTTTAATAGACTTTTTTTAAGTGACAAAtttcaaaagattttaaagATTCTCAATTCTATATGGATTTCGACAGATTTATGTGGATTTCTATTATAGATTTCTATGGATTTCTTAGGATTTATTAGTTGAATCTTATaacataaaatgaaataatGCTAAAGAAACATAAACGTTTTGAATCAAAGGAGATCAATTAACAATAAATTTggggtgtgtttgtttgggcTCACAAACTTTCATTGGACTAGACTGGACTAATTGTTAGTCCAGTCCCATGTTTGTTAGGCAGCGGGATTAAGTTAAGTGGGATTCAATCGAACTCGCTCCGACTATCTGCTTCgctaagggtgcgtttgttgcaccggactgtctcggactggactagcttcagggactaagctcgattggcttagactagacgaagctggactagcttagtgaagcgtttggtacAGTGTCGGACTAAAAAACCGGactaataataaattttattattattattatattttaatttattttctattaaaaatatcaaaatgaatatatggaaaaataaaagggcatagccctcttcttcttcacgaATTGCAGGTGCTTCTGCAACTTGTAGAATTATCAAACTTTCAACGACTCAAATTGATAGGCAAATAGAACCAAATTTGCAGTTTAGAAGATGAACGAGCCTTGTTTaagatttattgataggcaaaTAGAGGAAGATGAGGTACAAAGACTGTTCCAATGCGATGGACGTGAAAAGAAATCACATGGTGTAGGATTGGATTCTTGATGACACTTTGTATTTATCCACCCACTCTCATATCCCTCAAAATCCTTCAACCATTAAAATCGTAATAAATCTTTGACATTCTCACTATGCCTAGATTTGAATGCATTCTTTAAACTCTTAATTGACTACTTTGATTTGGGTGTATTATTTAAAATCCTCTTAAATTctaatttgactacaccatgttttcataatattttaaaatcctCTTTTTAAACTCTAATTGACTACACCCGACTATTAAAATTCTATCAAATCTTAATTTGACTACATCCTTTAGAATAAAACCTTGCTTTAATAGTGGAGTGAATAATTTCCCATTGCTTCATTTTCAACAGTAGTACCATCACACTCTCCAAATCACACATGGGATGTACAGACCTCCATCTATTTACTCCCCCCAATTCCTTTCCTTCCGTCCGTGTCTCTCTCCACATTACTGCTGAGTTTCCCAGAAAACATTGAGGATTCAATTGATTCATAGCCATCTGCTTCCTCCACAGATCTTCTTCGCAGCACAGCATATGCCTCCGTCACACTCAGGTATTTCACTGATTTGGGTTTTTATGCAAATACAAATTCGAGTCCATTGATCTGTTGATTTGGgtttatttctcttttctgacctaaaagaaaaccctaatgtaAGATTGGCCTTGGCCATATCTGAGTCCAGATTGATTTCATTCACCCACATTTCTTAACAAATTCCCCAATAAGGCATTTCCCTTCATATTTTCGTACATTTTATAGCTCTAATCAAGTCTTTTTTGACCTGTTTATTTCCCTAATACAGTTGTTAATAGGTGAGTAAGTTCCATGCCTGCAAAACCCTAATTACTTTGATTCAGTTATCTTTCAGGAACCTAATTTCATTACCTCAAGGTTGACGCCTACAAAGTTGGAATTTTCCCTGAATCCGGGAAATTCCCTGAACTTGTTAAGTTCATTGACGAAGTGTTTTTGGATTGAATCCCAAAGTTCCCGTTTCAAGGCTTGGTCTTTTGTGCACATTTTGCGTGGTGGGTTTTGTAAATCATCGCATTTTATTGAAGGTATTTGATCTGGGTATTCTAAACTTATCAACTGTTTTTCCGAGTTTGCAAAACAGTTCTGTGGTTTTGGGGAAGCCCTTTGATTTGTGAACTTTGAAGGAGCTGTATATTCTTGTGTTTGGTAGTGCGAAAGTGGTCTTGATTCTTCAGAAGCTTATTACTGTTGTGGAAATTGTGATTTGGCGATTGTGTAGGTTGAGTTCGAAACGTTCTTGAGAAATATAGTAAAAGGGTTGGCACAGATGGGTAAGCCATTGGTTTTTTAAATCTTGGAAAAACCAGTGACAGATTGTTGCTTTCTCTGCATAAGTGATGCTACTTTTACTACAACACATACAGGCCCAACAATTTTCCTCAACATTTTAAATGAAGAAACAAGTGTTGCAAACGTTAAAACAATCAACGTTTCGGTTACTTGGTAGAGGATCTTTGGACACCtgaaattttaaacaaaaattgcaTTCCCTAAATGTAATTTGAAAGGATAAATAATTCTCaatgagaaaaaaattgaaacaccATAATCATTGCCCGATAGAAAAGAATATCCAATGAAGGGGAATCTAGATACATACTGGCACTGATATAACTTTTTACACAGAGGGACGCTATTCTATACACTCGTTTgaatataaatatagaaaagaaaataaaaagaattgtacctttaaaaattaaaaagttgataattgaataTCTTGCCAACTGGAATTAGGAGATCAGTTCCCATCCTACTCCATAGCGCCGGAGAATCCAAGACAAGCAGATGACACAAGTGAAACAGTCGATATAGAGAAGTTAGATCCGTGATGCTTCAACAAATTCGAATCACTTTGTTTTGTCGCCATCACATTTCACTTGACTATCTGCAAGTATAACCATATCCAGGGTTGTAGGTCAATATGACTCTGTAAAACAAAGGTGATAATGTACATAAAAATAGATGCAATCAAGGTGCGAATAGTATCATCCGCAAAAGTTTACTTGACCAAAAAGATCGACAAAATATTACTATGGCTGTCTTTCGTTAGACATGTAAACACCAAAATCTTAATCTTAGTCctgaaaaattgaatataaacattaCACCCactaaaggaaaaagaaaggtttCTTCACACCCCGTCATCAACTACTTGACATATATAAAGCAGACAGGCCCAATTCGCCTCTGTGCAAGATATCCCGCAAGATCCAGAGGACCATAGTCCATATTTTTTGTGCAAATTTAAAATGTGTGTCTATTCAAAAGCTTAAATCCGAGTTCAAATATCATTTACGTCCACCTGAGCAGCATTCATGGATACATTGTCATTCCTTGAGTGTATCATTTGACAACGAGCAAATAAATGATGCCataaaaattcttattttgcACAATGCCACCAGAAATTAGATCCTAATTGTTAGCAACATTGATTCAGACTTCGAGAACGAAATAGTTTATTGTTTGTTCAAGATAAAGGGAGCATATGGGACAAAAGGTGAAGACAATGTACTGGACAGGCCACAGTATGATTACACATTCCAAACTGCAGAACAAATTTCCTAATGATAGGACCAAGAAACAGGGAAAACACGAggacagaaagaaaaaagaaaaaagaagcaatttaaGCCGCATGCAGGAAAAAAGATTacaaatttctttgaatttgtttgaaaGTTTCTTTCAAAACAAAAGATAATTATGATGAGGAAGCATTTTGATGACGTTTCTTCCATGGCAGAAACGCCACATcatgcaaaactaaaaaaaaaaatatcaaggtGACCACTGGTCAGAAGAACTTACCATTTCTTAATCTCTATGGAACTGCTTTCATTGTCTCCAATCCCATTAACACATGGTGAGCCCAAGCTAGAGCCATTTTCATGGTCACCTGGATGAAGCATGTGGGAAAATCCCTGCCCAATTGACTTCCATAATCGTGTAGGCAGATTAGACTGCAAACTGCCAGTACTCCTACCAAGATATGGTTCAGTTGGCCTTGCCACCGCAGGGTCTAGTTCAGAGAATCTTACAGCACCTAAAAGTTGTTCTGGAAGCTCTGATTCAGTTTGGCTCTCGATGAGAAATGCAAGGTCAACGGTCAGAGTTGTGATATAACCAAATGCAAGATGAACTATTGCACTTGCAACCATGGAAGACCCAATATCCACGTCTACTTCTAAGAAACTATCTGATGCACAATAATTACAAGAAAGGGCACGCCCAATTATGCATATGGCCTGCTCCCCAACTGCTTTCCTCACAATCCAAGGGCCCTTGACAATGTTGGCAATCAATTTAAGCCTTGAATTCCTAAACCCATCATCACCTTTCAAGAACTGGTCCATCAAAGACCCCTCCAGAATAGGCTCTCTGGTAGTAAAATACGCCACAGCACTATAATTATCCTTACTCGGAACTTGAAGATTGAAAGCCCAAACGAAAGGCTTATCACCTGTCGGAAACTCTTCCTCAATAGCCTTCTTAACACGACCACTTGGATGTTTTAAGACCTCCCCAATCTTTGTCGAACTTCTAATCCAATCGAAACCAAGAGACTTTAGAAGATATTCACCAGCAGGAACTTTAACCCTGGTTGACAAGTAGTCTGGACCTCTAACCAAGAACTTGTATCCAGGTGGAGAAGCCCAACCATTTCGGCAATTGTCCGGATCAAGAAGTGGAACAGCTCCTTCTGATCTCACTCTCTCTATCCATTCAAGCTCCTTCTTTTCACCACTGCTGTCCATACGAGATTTTCCTTGAAGTAAGTCTATCACATAATAAGAGAAAACAAGATAAATACGAAAAGAGTATAGCTGTTTTCCTGAATTACGTTCAATTTGTGTTGTGGATACACAACCAATAAATATGGCCATATTATCCTGGCAATTGCAAATTCTACAAATACTTTATAGTTTATACTATAGACCATAACCATGATAAATGCCCCAAGAATCAGAGTGAAGGTATTTTGTACTCCTGTAACTATGCTGAAACAACAAGCTCTTTCTGATAATCACACAACTATTCTTCATACCCTTCAAAATTCATACAAAAGGATTTGAGAACGCGGATAGCCAGATGCTATTGCCACATATAACATTTTCACCGCCACAGATCAACCTATATTTCTCCAAATAAGTTATTTTTCCCTGCACCCTCTTCCCTGGTGTGCTAATGCACCAACCCTCCTTACCTCCTCACCCTGTTCTTATTTACAACAGAAAGAAAAATCCAGAGCAATCGTCTAATATCTCGATAgttttttttccttgtctttCCTCCCCAATTATTTAACTGTTAaacaaagtaattaaaaaatccCACACAAATGAATCCAATTTCCAGCTGAACTTGAAAGATTTTGAGCCACACAAAACCAAACCAAGGCAAAAATGTGAATCAATCAGCCAAAATTGCGAACACATTATATAACCAAATTGAAGCAAAAAGATACGCAATTTACACCCTTCCCAATCCAATTAAACTTTTGTAATCAAATAATAAATAAGCATGACCAGATGCTCAGAGATAAGGAAGAAAAACTCTAACCTTGAGTTTCTGGGGAGAAATTTGGGCAATGCTGGGCTTGCAAACCCTAACTATACAGATTAGCAAATGGGAAtcagaaattagggttttgcagTCTGAATATTTTGGGGAGGGAGAGCCTGGTCCTTGAACTTGTGTTACTTTTTGTCTATTGGGTTTGTTTAGGCAACGAAGGAGAGGAGGTGCAATTGCTAACTCCGTCTGCGGGCGAGCTTCGCTATGTTTGATAGCTtacgttttatttttttcatatattttgtttttcgtaaATTATGCTTTTCTATTTTCCATATATATTTTGATTTCGGTAAATTATGCTTTCTACTTTCCATGGTTTGAAATAGTCAATTTTAACGGAAAACTTCCAGCACTGTTTATtctaacgaaaaatcatatttttacactaaaatgtcaatcctggtattattcattttaccatttattttgtttttatcgttaaaattcaaaaattttatatctttttcattaattttcttttgaaaaattttatttttgaagaaatcatttgattaaaattaaggaaaatgGCACAAATAAAATCAccagattgtttttttttttttttttcttcttatgagGAAATGCCACTAAAAAGAAGTATGTACCAAAACGCATTTGCGTTATGTGTTGCGTGCGTGTATTAACTCTTTTTCATGTGTATATTCATAATTTTAAGATGTTTAGACAAATGGGATAAATAATTTCGTTAACTATAACTTGTCTTCGAGGAAACCGAAGGTAAATGTCCATGAGCTTTagtcaaaataatttttacCCAAGTCTTGTAAAGATCTTGAAGTGGTTACAATACTCTTAAAAGCAACTCAAAACACTACATATGATGCATTTTGACTAATATTTAAAGATTGACGTAAGTGGTTTGTTCATACTAAAGTATGAGTATGATGAGTTGATATCATATAACCGACCCagtttaataattgaatgacaCTTAGAACCAAAGCAATTCAATCCAATTTGACCTTTTTTATTTGGTCTTGTCCAACTCATTGGTTTAAATGATTAAACAGAGTAACTTACATGACATGAGTATACTATCAGCATAACGTTTTGTGCCAATAATACAAATGTCATATGGACAAATTTAAACATCTCTTTATCTCGTACCTATAATACAAATATCATACGGACCAAAACCTAATCATTACAGTATTCCCGTGTCATAAAAGTAATATAATTCAAACAACCATagtcttttcttcctttttcttttttcttttatgtcaaTGTTTCTAACACAACCAAGTCATACAACTCAAAAGTACAAGTCAAAACCATATACTAGGAACCAAACTGGAGACACACCAAACAGAGTAGGGAGAATGAGCGCAAGCTAAAAAAGAAGCAAATGTGTGAAAGGAGAAGCAAGCTTTTAGTTTTTGGCAGATATGATTGTGAAATGTGGTCTGACTGAAAATGTCACAATTGCAACCGGACTGCTGGATTTGTATGCAAAGTTGGGGAGACTAACTTACTGCTTAAGATTTTCGAGGAGGTAAATAATCCGGACAAAGTAGCTTGGAATGCGATGCTTGCAGCCTATGCTGTGCATGGGTATGGGAGTGAAGCAATGAAGCTCTTTGAAAGCATGCTTAAAGACGGTGGGGAGCCTGATCATGTCACCTTCACACATTTGCTAAGTGCTTGTAGTCACTCGGGGCTTGTCGAGGAGGGGAAGAATGACTTCAACATTACGCCCCAAGTTTATGGAATTGAGCCTAGGTTGGATCACTATTCATGCATGGTTGGTCTTCTGGGACGCTCTGGGCTTCTAAATGATGCTTACGAGCTGATTAGATGTATGCCAATGGAGCCAAATTCTGGGTATGGGGGGCTTTCTTTTCGGTGCTTGTAGGGTTTATGGTAATGCTAAACATGGGAAGGAAGTTGAGGAGAGATTATTTTCTTTGGACCCATCGGATTCTAGAAACCATATCCATGCTATCCAATATGTACTCTGCAGCTGATTTGTAATATCCCGAAAATATTAAgtggcttttggtccattaaaTGATCTTTTACTTGAGACCAAcctttggaagaaaaaaaaatataacagaACTTCCATTTCTTCTAGTTTcccaaataataaaattattttgaaaggATTGTGCCAATGTTTGTCGGATTAGGTAGATTTTGGTATCTTGAGAAGATGTGGTGTAtccatagaaaaaaaaaaaaaaaaaaggatgcttACGTGGGTAAGAAAGGATAAAAGGGAATGAGCTTTCTAGagaactctctctcttcttgCTCTTCTCCAGCCGAAGGAGATGAAGTGATTCATCTCTTTTAGCTCTTAATTtgccaaaaagaaaattggaggaggaatttagttttcttttcctcTATTTGTGAAGATTAGGCCAAGTGAGAGGATCTTTCCTTTGTCTCCATTAGAGATATCTATTTCTTACCTTGGAAATCTATTTGATATTTGGTTTGTTAACCCAAAAATTAGTTTGGGTGAGAGTAGGAAACATGAAAGTATCATATTACATGTTATAGTTTTAGAGATGAGCACCAAGTGCTTGATTAAAGTCCCCAATTAACCTTGAATTAGGGTATGTTGTCTGGTATTTTGTATGAGCAGTGTGTGATGATTTTTCTTACTTATAGATAAGGAAGAGAAGGACAAGGTGACTACTGAACAAGTCGACAAACACCATGGTAATTGAATATCAAGAAATTGTGTTGAGGTAGGGGAATTTTCAaccataaaaatatttagattttcCATTCTTACTTGATAAAGAATTGTTGGCATTTGAGCACTATTTCAACCTTACTTTAATGTTTTCCGTTTTTGATTATGTGAAAGAAGTGAAGCAAATGTTTTTCTATGGGTTGATTTCTAATGATTTTAATTTCCTTCCTACAACTTTGGGGAAGTTTAAAATGATTTCAAAGGCTGTCAAGATTTCGTTCTTAAGTGCTTGCCTTTTATGTGACCCATTATGAGATTCTGAAGCATGTTAAGATGAATGTTTGATTTTGAAAGTAGATGGAAAGTAGTATAATACATGTGCTGTTGAGAATGTTGAGAAATGTATGAATGGGCACAATGACCCGTGAAATTGTTAGATTATGGGCACAATGACCCAATGTTCCCCAGGGAAAGCTCCATATGTGGGTTGTAAGAATGAGTTATCAATGTGATAGATATATGTGCTATATATGTTGGCCAGGTATATTACAATTCTTTCCAATCTGCTAATCACTTGTTTGGGATAAAAGAGAAACTTTGTGATTAGTTGTTCTATTGTTTCTTTTAATGACAATGGCTTTGTTGTTTTATGATGAAAGAAGTGTTTTTGAACTATGTGTTGTACCGTGTTGTTATCAAAGCTATTTATGCTCTGAAACTTTGGTTTTCCTACCATCTGTTGCTTCCAAGCATTTTAGAGTATAATTCCATTGTTGGATTACGTAGTGCTGGATAGAAATTGTTTCAAATCATTGTTATCATTTTCGGCATGCACTAGAAATTTTAAATGACTATGGACTTATCGAAAAACCCCTACTGGGCATTTTATGCTCACCCGTTTTTCTAAGAATGTATATTTCAGGTGGTGTAGGGTTGACTAGCTGGGTTTTGAGTTGCAGCTCTATTCTGGACTAGTAGAAGGGCATCCAGACGTATCTTTTGGGTGAGCTGCCAAAGTATTTGTATAGTTAATCTTAGACTGTAAATGATCTTTTTGTTGCGTTGTAGACTAAGAAGGGGTAGGCCAAAATGGGTTAATGTCTCTACTTACCTAGACAATGAAAAccatgtgtatatataattaccTGTCTTTTGGCTTGTATAAATTATGCTCatgtacattttcatcaaatgacCTGAACACATTTTTCTTGTATGAAACCTTGAAGGTCTTTTGTGAACTTATTATAGTCTGTAAGGCTTAATGAATTGCCTTTGGAGAATCACTATGAACTGGGTTATGTTTAAAACTGTGGGCGATTATCTACTATCAAGGTGACATTCTGAAAATTTCAGATTTGTACCCTTTGGAACATATTCAGCTTTATTTCCAAAGTGACTTAGTGCTgctgaaacttttttttttttttttttttagaaaaacagCAGCATGCCtgttttagatttaaattttcCTAGACTTCCCGAactaaaaaatcaatgaaattttaACACAACTTAGTTTTATGTGTCTACTTTGGATCTGGAAATTTTCACACTTTTTGGTTGGATGagttttttttggtgaattttacgGTTTAGGTCATCTTTGCAGTTTGTATTACCACAATAAGTCTTTAACTCTATTTCTTTAAGTTAGCTTTGTAGTTTTGGATTAATGTATTtgttaagtttaaattttctttgACAAAATCTAAACGTAATATTGTTTTACACCCTTAAACAACCACTTTGTTCTATTTATTTCTCTTAATCTCACACCTCAAGTTTTGGGGTGTGACATGGTTCGTGGAGGGATGCTTCAAAGGCGAGGGCTTTGATGAAGGACAAAGGTCTCATCAGAAACCCTGGATGCAGTTTTATCGAACGCGGAAGTAAAATTCATCGCTTTGTCGTGGGTGATCAATCTCAAAAGTAAAATCATTTCactctcaaaagttctaacctctctccataaaacctgtataatttctcagaaaatagaatatatacatatatctaaACCATACTCGAAATAGCAAAATccacaaatatgccatgtcaaatctCTTCGCATAAGATATAAGTAAACCAAGTGAtatcaatcaatgcaaatgatatgtcagccggagtcaccgaacgtgacctgtatggctaaATCTAGAGCTTAAATCCATATCTCAACAACTatacttgcacacgagtcggaaccacctaaagtggtctgtacgacaggactgggtgtaaatagatacgctctagtgcttcgatcatgtgaagattgtgcgaataatcgtggttcacctacgagtcggaaccacctaatgtggtatgtacaacaggattgtgcacctaacttggatccaagatgagcgtatggtacgagaggtgaacatcacgtgaatgactgtgccctaactctgggcgggagcactaacaccgggatgcaggtttatgagctctcaatgcatctcacataaccactaattcacaaccataatctataaacttacttgacacttacctgtgcgtccgcaacaccaatcataaatatatgcaactactaacgcataattaaataggcagaCACTTTGCATgacattttaaaacatataaacattcaattcgattttctgggaaaaatctcaagtatataggtatatacggaaaaccaaaagctcaCTCACTGGTATATGGAAGGGTTGTAGCCCCCgagcctcgagtgactgcgcttgTCCTCAGGATAGGTTTCACcaatatgcgaaacaactataaaaacattaatttaaggcacataaccaaaactaggtaacaacttctcatacattgccaCAACAGTACATTTATTCTagtaaaaccctaaaaatattTTGGTAGAAACTctcctaaaacaaaacaaactcttACACAATTAATGACACTAACTAGGAAAGAATCATTCTTGGCTTGGGAAAAACGTCATCTGTCTTGCACACCAGTTTTGGGGTCGATTTATCTTctggaaaattctgtaaaaatatgggaaacGTAGCTTTATCTCTTATCTTTTCCAAGCATATATTGCATGCCCCTAGGAAAAATCGGAAAAGCCTTCAAATCATCATTATCCTTCAGATGCGCAGTTCTGACGAGAAAACAACTTTTGTGGGATTGATTTGTGAAACTAGAATGAATGGCTCCATGGAAAATTATGATATTCGGATACAACAATTTTCAGcctcttagcttccttctccaattaGCATTG
This genomic stretch from Pyrus communis chromosome 2, drPyrComm1.1, whole genome shotgun sequence harbors:
- the LOC137726980 gene encoding protein ENHANCED DISEASE RESISTANCE 2-like, with amino-acid sequence MAIFIGCVSTTQIERNSGKQLYSFRIYLVFSYYVIDLLQGKSRMDSSGEKKELEWIERVRSEGAVPLLDPDNCRNGWASPPGYKFLVRGPDYLSTRVKVPAGEYLLKSLGFDWIRSSTKIGEVLKHPSGRVKKAIEEEFPTGDKPFVWAFNLQVPSKDNYSAVAYFTTREPILEGSLMDQFLKGDDGFRNSRLKLIANIVKGPWIVRKAVGEQAICIIGRALSCNYCASDSFLEVDVDIGSSMVASAIVHLAFGYITTLTVDLAFLIESQTESELPEQLLGAVRFSELDPAVARPTEPYLGRSTGSLQSNLPTRLWKSIGQGFSHMLHPGDHENGSSLGSPCVNGIGDNESSSIEIKK